One part of the Ursus arctos isolate Adak ecotype North America unplaced genomic scaffold, UrsArc2.0 scaffold_16, whole genome shotgun sequence genome encodes these proteins:
- the INSM1 gene encoding insulinoma-associated protein 1 — protein sequence MPRGFLVKRSKKSTPVSYRVRGGEDGDRALLLSPGCGGARASPPAQSPGPGPLLPPAERAHAALAAALACAPGPPPPPPGPRAAHFGNPEAAHPAPLYSPTRPVSREHEKHKYFERSFNLGSPVSAESFPTPAALLGGGGGGGGANGTGGGGTCGGDPLLFAPAELKMGTAFSAGAEAARGPGPGPPMPPAASLRPPGKRPAPPSAAAAEPPAKVAKAPGAKKPKAIRKLHFEDEVTTSPVLGLKIKEGPVEAPRGRAGGAARPLGEFICQLCKEEYADPFALAQHKCSRIVRVEYRCPECAKVFSCPANLASHRRWHKPRPAPAAARVSEPDTAARAEAREATGGGSDRDTPSPGGVSESGSEDGLYECHHCAKKFRRQAYLRKHLLAHHQALQAKGGPPAPPAEDLLALYPGPDEKAPQEAAGDGEAAGVLGLSASAECHLCPVCGETFPSKGAQERHLRLLHAAQVFPCKYCPATFYSSPGLTRHINKCHPSENRQVILLQVPVRPAC from the coding sequence ATGCCCCGCGGCTTCCTGGTGAAGCGCAGCAAGAAGTCCACGCCCGTGTCCTACCGGGTCCGCGGCGGCGAGGACGGCGACCGCGCGCTGCTGCTCTCGCCTGGCTGCGGGGGCGCCCGAGCCTCGCCCCCGGCGCAGAGCCCGGGGCCGGGACCTCTGCTGCCGCCCGCCGAGCGCGCCCATGCGGCGCTCGCTGCCGCGCTCGCCTGCGCGCCgggcccgccgccgcccccgccgggCCCGCGGGCCGCGCACTTCGGCAACCCTGAGGCCGCGCACCCGGCGCCGCTCTACAGCCCCACGCGGCCCGTGAGCCGCGAGCACGAGAAGCACAAGTACTTCGAGCGCAGCTTCAACCTCGGGTCGCCGGTCTCGGCCGAGTCCTTCCCCACGCCCGCCGCTCTGCTCggaggcggtggcggcggcggcggcgcgaaCGGCACGGGCGGCGGCGGCACCTGCGGCGGCGACCCTCTGCTCTTCGCGCCCGCCGAGCTCAAGATGGGCACGGCGTTCTCCGCGGGCGCCGAGGCGGCCCGGGGCCCAGGGCCCGGGCCCCCGATGCCCCCCGCCGCCTCCCTGCGGCCCCCGGGCAAGCGGCCCGCGCccccctccgccgccgccgccgagccgCCAGCCAAGGTAGCCAAGGCCCCGGGCGCCAAGAAGCCCAAAGCCATCCGCAAGCTGCACTTCGAGGACGAGGTGACCACGTCGCCTGTGCTGGGGCTCAAGATCAAGGAGGGCCCGGTGGAAGCGccgcggggccgggcggggggcgcggcGCGGCCGCTGGGCGAGTTCATCTGTCAGCTCTGCAAGGAGGAGTACGCCGACCCGTTCGCGCTGGCGCAGCACAAGTGCTCGCGCATTGTGCGCGTGGAGTACCGCTGCCCCGAGTGCGCCAAGGTCTTCAGCTGCCCAGCCAACCTGGCCTCGCACCGCCGCTGGCACAAACCGCGGCCtgcgcccgccgccgcccgcgtGTCGGAGCCTGACACCGCTGCCAGGGCTGAGGCGCGGGAGGCGACAGGCGGCGGCAGCGACCGCGACACCCCGAGCCCCGGCGGCGTGTCCGAGTCGGGCTCCGAGGACGGGCTCTACGAGTGCCACCACTGCGCCAAGAAGTTCCGCCGCCAGGCCTATCTGCGCAAGCACCTGCTGGCGCACCACCAAGCGCTGCAGGCCAAGGGCGGGCCGCCCGCACCTCCGGCTGAGGACCTACTGGCCTTGTACCCTGGGCCCGACGAGAAGGCGCCCCAGGAGGCGGCCGGCGACGGCGAGGCGGCCGGCGTGCTGGGCCTGAGCGCGTCCGCCGAGTGCCACCTGTGCCCGGTGTGCGGGGAGACATTCCCCAGCAAGGGCGCCCAGGAGCGCCACCTGCGCCTGCTGCACGCCGCCCAGGTGTTCCCCTGCAAGTACTGCCCGGCCACCTTCTACAGCTCGCCTGGTCTCACGCGGCACATCAACAAGTGCCACCCGTCAGAGAACAGACAGGTGATCCTCCTGCAGGTGCCCGTGCGTCCGGCCTGCTAG